CGACGACGATCTTTCCCTTCTTCTGCCCGAGATCGACCTTCACCCGTGTCTCGAAACGATCAGAGAGACGCGATGCAAGATCAGTCAGAGCTGGTGAGACCCGGCCGCCGGCCCTGGGCCCCCGAGGCTTCGCGGAACTCGTCGGTTCCGAACCGAGGAGATTCACGATCTCCTCAACCGCGCGCACCGACAGTCCCTCAGCCACGATGCGGTGAGCCAGCCGATCTTGCTCGTCGGAATCATCCACCGAAAGCAAGGCCCTTGCATGACCGGCCGAAAGGACACCAGCCGCGACCCTGCGCTGCACCGGCGGTGAGAGCCTCAGCAGGCGCAGTGTGTTCGACACCTGAGGACGGGACCTCCCGATGCGGTCCGCCAGCTGATCATGGGTGCACTTGAAGTCCTTCAACAGCTGGTCGTACGCTGCCGCCTCTTCCAGAGGGTTCAGCTGCGCCCGGTGCAGGTTCTCGAGGAGGGCGTCGAGAAGCAGCTTCTCGTCATCCGTCGCACGGACGATGGCCGGGATGCGTTCCAGGCCGGCTTCGCCACACGCCCTCCAACGGCGCTCGCCCATGATGAGCTCGTAGCGGTCGTCGTCGACCTGGCGCACGATGACGGGCTGGAGGAGACCGACCTCCTTGATGGAGGTGACCAGTTCCGCGAGAGCATCTTCGTCGAAGACCTCGCGCGGCTGCTTCGGGTTCGGCGAGATCGAGGTGAGGGGAACCTCCGCGAAATACGCACCGGCGACTTCGTTCTGTTCGGCCGCAGGCCCCCTCTCCCCGACAGGGGAACTCGGTTCCGGCACCAAAGGACCGGACGGGAGCGCCGTCAGTTTCGCGACGGCCACCCCACGCTCTGCCGTCATCGTGGGCCCCGCAGCCCCCGCGGCCGTACCGGACGCGGGGCTGGCGACCTGCTTCTCCTGGGGAGCCGCGGGGATCAGCGCACCGAGTCCACGCCCCAGCCCTCTACGACGCTCGCTCACTGCATGCCCTCCGAATGACTCTGCTGACTGTTCTGGACGCCCGTGTGGGCAGGATCGCCCACCGGAGCATGCTGAGCCTCGTAGTGAATCCCGACGCCTCTCAGCGCGATCTCACGGGCCGCCTCGAGGTAGGACAGAGACCCGCTGGAGCCCGGATCGTACGTCAGGACGGTCTGCCCGTAGCTCGGAGCCTCAGAGATCCGTACCGAACGCGGAATGCTGGTCCGCAGCACTTCCTTGCCGAAGTGGGTGCGCACCTCCTCCGCGACCTGCGAGGCAAGCCGGGTCCGGCCGTCGTACATGGTGAGCAGGATCGTCGATACGTGAAGGTCGGGGTTCAGATGCCCCCGAACCAGGTCGACGTTGCGCAGAAGCTGACCGAGACCTTCCAGTGCGTAGTACTCGCACTGGATCGGGATGAGTACCTCTGCTCCGG
The DNA window shown above is from Streptomyces sp. Alt3 and carries:
- a CDS encoding ParB/RepB/Spo0J family partition protein, translated to MSERRRGLGRGLGALIPAAPQEKQVASPASGTAAGAAGPTMTAERGVAVAKLTALPSGPLVPEPSSPVGERGPAAEQNEVAGAYFAEVPLTSISPNPKQPREVFDEDALAELVTSIKEVGLLQPVIVRQVDDDRYELIMGERRWRACGEAGLERIPAIVRATDDEKLLLDALLENLHRAQLNPLEEAAAYDQLLKDFKCTHDQLADRIGRSRPQVSNTLRLLRLSPPVQRRVAAGVLSAGHARALLSVDDSDEQDRLAHRIVAEGLSVRAVEEIVNLLGSEPTSSAKPRGPRAGGRVSPALTDLASRLSDRFETRVKVDLGQKKGKIVVEFASMEDLDRILGSLAPGEGRVLERSTEEEQAEADET